A stretch of the Tardiphaga sp. 709 genome encodes the following:
- a CDS encoding efflux RND transporter permease subunit, with the protein MRPVGTTLLAIGLFLLGVVAYHFLPVAATPNVDFPMIRVQASRPGADPSIMAATVAAPLERRLGIIAGLDQITSTSSLGSTSIQLQFAIGRDVDRAARDVQAAINASMADLPTDLPTLPTFRKANPSAAPVFILALTSPTMSASAIYDVADTVIVQRLSQVPGVGEVTASGADQPAVRIQLNPVALSNAGIATDDVRTAIVNANPLGPVGIFQGSRQSETISMNPQMRTAEEFREIIVKSSNGNYLRLSDVADVQDATRNSRSVAWFNKQPAVLIQITKQGDANVIDTVDRVKALIPDLKQWIPAGIEISVLTDRTGTIRASVEDMEWTLFATAVLVMAVVFLFLRRGTPTIAAGVSVPLALAGTCVGMWLAGFSINNLSLMALAISVGFVVDDAIVMIENMYRNLEEGMAPMQAALAGARQIGFTVLSISLSLIAAFIPLIFMDGLVGRLLREFSLTLTFSIIVSTLVSLTVTPMICAQYIKSGLSSTETRFDRIVEGTLSRIVAFYERTLHVVLGFPFLTLVVFFATIALTVTLYIKTPKGFFPNDDSGFVIGATRASADVSFQAMLGLQQHMADLVLADPGVASVGSSLGGTGGPGGGGANRGTMFIALKPPEERNGASTEDVINRLRPKLSAVPGIRLFMFAAQDLRAGGRQSDSNYQYTLTSTNLDLLQKWAPLVGKRLESVEGITDVSSDRDPGGLQLTLTIDRKMASSLGVKVQDIDNALNNAFSQRQISTIYTQRNQYKVVLEVDPKFQNDPSDLDRIYVAGLNGSQVPLSAVVRMSRTLSALAVFHSQGFPSTTVSFNTLPGVQLDAVTGNIQRAVDELHMPEGIRGGFDGNAGDFSKTTGRQPLLILGALIAMYIVLGVLYESLVHPLTIISTLPSAGLGALLALQITNTPLTVIAFVGIILLIGIVKKNGIMMVDFAIEAERHRGLSPAEAIFEACTVRFRPILMTSLAAVFAAIPLVIATGPGTELRRPLGITIIGGLFVSQVLTLYTTPVIYLLIDRLRNRSRPAPLPAPAE; encoded by the coding sequence ATGCGGCCGGTCGGCACTACGTTGCTAGCGATCGGACTGTTTCTTCTCGGCGTCGTCGCCTATCACTTCTTGCCCGTCGCAGCGACGCCCAATGTCGATTTCCCGATGATCCGGGTGCAGGCGTCGCGTCCCGGCGCCGATCCGTCGATCATGGCGGCGACCGTTGCTGCGCCGCTGGAACGACGTCTGGGCATCATCGCCGGCCTCGATCAGATCACCTCAACGAGTTCGCTGGGCTCGACCAGTATTCAGTTGCAATTCGCGATCGGCCGCGATGTCGATCGCGCCGCGCGTGACGTCCAGGCTGCCATCAATGCGTCGATGGCCGATCTGCCGACCGATCTTCCGACGCTACCGACGTTCCGCAAGGCGAATCCGTCAGCCGCACCTGTCTTCATTCTCGCTTTGACGTCGCCGACGATGTCCGCGTCCGCAATCTACGACGTCGCCGACACCGTGATCGTACAGCGGCTGTCGCAGGTGCCGGGGGTTGGCGAAGTCACTGCCAGCGGCGCCGACCAGCCCGCAGTGCGCATCCAACTCAATCCGGTCGCGCTGTCGAATGCCGGGATTGCCACCGACGACGTGCGCACTGCCATCGTCAATGCCAATCCGCTCGGTCCTGTCGGCATCTTCCAGGGATCGCGGCAGAGCGAGACGATCTCGATGAATCCGCAGATGCGCACGGCGGAAGAATTTCGCGAGATCATCGTCAAGAGTTCGAACGGCAATTATCTGCGGCTGTCTGATGTCGCCGATGTTCAGGATGCGACGCGCAACAGCCGCTCGGTTGCCTGGTTCAACAAGCAGCCGGCGGTGCTGATCCAGATCACCAAACAGGGCGACGCCAACGTCATCGACACCGTCGATCGGGTGAAAGCGCTGATCCCCGATCTGAAACAATGGATTCCCGCGGGGATCGAGATTTCGGTTTTGACCGACCGCACGGGTACCATTCGAGCCTCGGTCGAGGACATGGAGTGGACGCTATTTGCCACGGCCGTACTGGTAATGGCCGTGGTGTTCCTGTTCCTGCGTCGTGGCACACCCACCATCGCGGCCGGCGTCTCGGTACCGCTGGCGTTGGCCGGCACCTGCGTCGGCATGTGGCTGGCCGGCTTCTCGATCAACAATCTGTCGCTGATGGCGCTGGCGATCTCTGTCGGCTTTGTGGTCGACGACGCCATCGTCATGATCGAGAACATGTACCGCAATCTCGAAGAGGGCATGGCGCCAATGCAGGCGGCGCTCGCCGGCGCCAGGCAGATCGGCTTCACGGTGCTATCGATCAGCCTGTCGTTGATTGCCGCCTTCATCCCGCTGATCTTCATGGACGGTCTGGTCGGCCGATTGCTGCGCGAATTCTCGTTGACGCTGACATTCTCGATTATCGTCTCGACGCTGGTGTCGCTGACGGTGACACCGATGATCTGCGCACAATATATCAAGAGCGGTCTGTCGAGCACCGAAACCCGTTTCGACCGCATTGTCGAAGGCACGCTGTCACGCATCGTGGCATTCTATGAGCGCACCCTGCATGTGGTGTTGGGTTTTCCATTCCTGACGCTGGTGGTGTTCTTCGCCACCATCGCGCTGACGGTCACACTCTATATCAAGACGCCGAAAGGTTTTTTCCCGAACGACGACAGTGGCTTCGTCATCGGTGCAACGCGCGCATCGGCCGATGTCTCGTTTCAGGCGATGCTCGGATTGCAGCAGCACATGGCTGATCTCGTGCTGGCCGATCCGGGCGTGGCCAGTGTTGGCTCGTCGCTTGGCGGCACTGGCGGCCCGGGCGGCGGCGGCGCCAACCGCGGCACGATGTTTATCGCCTTGAAACCACCAGAGGAGCGCAATGGAGCGTCGACCGAAGACGTCATCAACCGGTTGCGTCCGAAGCTCAGCGCGGTCCCGGGTATTCGTCTCTTCATGTTTGCTGCCCAGGATCTGCGCGCTGGCGGACGCCAGAGCGACTCTAACTACCAATACACGCTGACCTCGACCAATCTCGATCTCCTGCAGAAATGGGCACCGCTGGTCGGCAAACGGCTGGAGAGCGTCGAGGGCATCACCGATGTGTCGAGCGACCGCGATCCCGGCGGATTACAATTGACGCTGACCATCGACCGCAAGATGGCATCGAGCCTTGGCGTCAAGGTGCAGGACATCGACAACGCCTTGAACAACGCATTCTCGCAGCGGCAGATCTCGACGATCTACACCCAGCGCAACCAGTACAAGGTGGTGCTGGAAGTCGATCCGAAATTCCAGAACGATCCGTCCGATCTCGATCGAATCTATGTCGCGGGCCTGAATGGGTCGCAGGTGCCGCTGTCGGCGGTTGTGCGCATGTCGCGCACGTTGTCGGCGCTGGCGGTGTTCCACTCGCAGGGTTTCCCGTCGACGACGGTGTCGTTCAACACGCTACCCGGCGTGCAGCTCGATGCCGTGACAGGCAACATCCAGCGCGCGGTCGACGAACTGCATATGCCCGAAGGAATCCGGGGCGGCTTCGATGGCAATGCCGGTGACTTCAGCAAGACCACGGGGCGGCAGCCGCTGCTGATCCTCGGCGCGCTCATCGCGATGTATATCGTGCTGGGCGTGCTCTATGAGAGCCTGGTGCATCCTCTGACCATCATCTCGACGCTGCCCTCGGCGGGACTCGGCGCGTTGCTGGCGTTGCAGATTACCAATACGCCGCTGACCGTGATCGCCTTCGTCGGCATCATTCTCCTCATCGGCATCGTCAAGAAGAACGGAATCATGATGGTCGATTTCGCCATCGAGGCGGAGCGGCATCGCGGACTGTCGCCCGCCGAGGCGATCTTCGAGGCCTGCACCGTGCGCTTCCGCCCGATCCTGATGACCTCGCTGGCGGCGGTATTCGCGGCGATCCCGCTGGTAATCGCGACCGGGCCGGGCACGGAACTGCGCCGCCCGCTGGGCATCACCATCATCGGCGGGTTGTTCGTCTCGCAGGTGCTGACGCTTTACACCACGCCGGTGATCTATCTCCTGATCGATCGGCTGCGTAATCGCTCCCGCCCGGCACCGCTGCCAGCCCCGGCCGAATAG
- a CDS encoding tRNA-uridine aminocarboxypropyltransferase, translating into MQAADGVVEAIPECPHCHKPMPLCICDSITPIDNKIELLILQHPQEQDRALATARVAALHFKKATVKIGLSWPSLAKALGKPVADPARWAILYLGSAKVTDYETDRDILAIDRKGQAEENQRALLKDIQGIVLLDGTWSQAKALWWRNAWMLKCQRVILGPAKPSLYGKLRREPRKDGLSTIEAAGMLLASLERKPDIEATLNEAFERMLAKYREAQSVMPELAPKPKPKRDWRRKKHA; encoded by the coding sequence ATGCAAGCCGCTGACGGGGTCGTCGAGGCGATCCCGGAATGTCCGCATTGTCACAAGCCGATGCCGCTGTGCATCTGCGACAGCATCACGCCCATCGACAACAAGATCGAACTCCTGATCCTGCAGCATCCGCAGGAGCAGGACAGGGCGCTAGCCACCGCCCGCGTCGCAGCCCTGCATTTCAAGAAGGCCACGGTCAAAATCGGCCTGTCCTGGCCGAGCCTCGCCAAGGCGCTGGGTAAGCCGGTCGCCGATCCGGCCCGTTGGGCGATCCTCTACCTTGGCTCGGCCAAGGTCACCGATTACGAGACCGATCGCGACATCCTGGCCATCGATCGCAAGGGTCAGGCTGAGGAAAACCAGCGCGCATTGCTGAAAGACATCCAGGGTATCGTGCTGCTCGACGGTACCTGGAGTCAGGCCAAGGCGCTGTGGTGGCGTAATGCCTGGATGCTGAAATGCCAGCGCGTCATTCTTGGACCGGCCAAACCGTCGCTTTACGGCAAGTTGCGCCGCGAACCACGCAAGGACGGCCTGTCGACCATCGAAGCCGCGGGGATGCTGCTGGCTAGCCTCGAACGGAAGCCAGATATCGAAGCGACGCTGAACGAGGCCTTCGAGCGGATGCTGGCGAAATATCGCGAAGCCCAGAGCGTCATGCCGGAACTGGCGCCCAAGCCGAAGCCCAAGCGCGACTGGCGGCGCAAGAAGCACGCCTGA
- a CDS encoding transcriptional regulator, translating into MEKSPIDRAIDLAGGSEAKLASAIGLSQPLINKAKHSGRAGPKLALAIHHFTKGEVPASELRPDLWTNPEDVPAAPTAQGAA; encoded by the coding sequence ATGGAAAAGTCACCAATCGATCGCGCAATTGACCTCGCTGGCGGTTCTGAAGCCAAGCTAGCGAGTGCCATCGGGCTTTCGCAGCCCTTGATCAATAAAGCGAAGCATTCAGGGCGTGCAGGCCCGAAGCTCGCTCTAGCAATCCATCATTTTACTAAGGGTGAAGTGCCGGCTTCCGAGCTGCGGCCTGACCTCTGGACAAATCCTGAAGACGTCCCCGCTGCCCCAACGGCGCAGGGTGCAGCGTGA
- a CDS encoding efflux RND transporter permease subunit, whose translation MSVSEPFIRRPIATSLLGIALLIGGALGYFGLPVSALPQVDFPTVQVSTQLPGASPEVTASLITAPLERQLGQIPSLSSMTSTSSFGVSQISLQFDLNRDIDGATQDVQAAINAAAGVLPKNLPYPPVYAKVNPADAPVMTLALTSDTISLRSMSDLSDTLLAQRLSQISGVGKVAVLGGLKPAVRVQADLARLAAYGIAMEDLRAAIAGANVSGPKGSLDGAQQAYTIAANDQIAAADQYRPIIIAYRNGSPVTIGDIAQIVDGLENDRTGGWYQGTPAVIIEIQRQPGANVIEVVRQIREEIPKVQRSMPAGVKLTIVSDRTVTIRASVHDVQFTLVLSVILVTLVVLLFLRSLRATLIAGVALPLSLITSFGVMYFAGFSLDNLSLMALTIGTGFVVDDAIVMIENIVRHMEEGESPMQAALAGASEIGFTVISLTVSLIAVFIPLLFMSGLVGRMFREFAMTLTIAVVMSAVVSLTLTPMMCSRLLKHTKDEWQVPGLGAVSRFIDRMVAFYHRTLLWVLQHQPATLVVTFLTIVATLGLYVIAPKGFLPLQDTASITAVTEAGADVSFTEMQSRQSAAAAAIQADPDVTGIISVIGGGSVNPTTNVGRLVMTLKPRGERKDDMNAVIARLKDRVAAIPGMTVYFQPVQDIQISTQASRSQYQYTLTGTDAAQVTEWSQKLVTELRRDPMFRDVSSEAQTGGLRASLDINRQRAGQLGVNLQGVTDTLNDAFAQRQISTIYGQANQYRVVLEALPSQQRDPDVLSKLYLPGVAGAQVPLSAVATLTRTTAPLAISHQAQFPAISLSFNLAPNEALGDAVEEVKKIETRIGMPTSIVGMFSGDAAEFSKSLSGQPWLILAALVTIYIVLGVLYESYIHPITILSTLPSAGVGAILALMLTGQDLSVIGLIGIILLMGIVKKNAIMMIDFALDAERNRGMAPEAAIVEACLLRFRPIMMTTLAALFGALPLAIESGTGAELRFPLGVSIIGGLLLSQILTLYTTPVIYLALDRINRRFEKSAPPVTGAAGTAGAGGPP comes from the coding sequence CTACTTCGGGCTTCCGGTGTCGGCGCTGCCGCAGGTCGATTTCCCCACCGTGCAGGTCTCGACGCAATTGCCGGGCGCGAGCCCCGAAGTGACCGCGTCGCTGATCACCGCGCCTCTGGAGCGTCAGCTCGGACAGATTCCGTCGCTGTCATCGATGACCTCGACGAGCTCGTTCGGCGTCAGCCAGATATCGCTGCAGTTCGATCTGAACCGCGATATCGATGGCGCGACCCAGGACGTGCAGGCGGCGATCAATGCGGCCGCCGGCGTTCTGCCGAAAAACCTGCCATATCCGCCGGTCTACGCGAAGGTCAATCCGGCCGACGCGCCGGTGATGACGCTGGCGCTGACCTCGGACACCATCTCGCTGCGATCGATGAGCGACCTGTCCGATACATTGCTGGCGCAGCGGCTCAGCCAGATTTCGGGTGTCGGCAAGGTTGCCGTGCTTGGCGGCTTGAAGCCAGCGGTGCGGGTGCAGGCGGATCTGGCGCGGCTCGCTGCCTACGGCATCGCGATGGAAGACCTGCGCGCAGCGATCGCCGGCGCCAATGTGTCGGGTCCCAAGGGCTCGCTCGATGGCGCGCAGCAGGCCTACACGATTGCGGCTAACGACCAGATCGCGGCGGCGGATCAGTATCGGCCGATCATTATCGCTTATCGCAACGGATCCCCTGTCACCATCGGCGACATCGCGCAGATCGTCGATGGGCTGGAAAACGACCGCACTGGCGGTTGGTATCAAGGCACGCCTGCCGTCATCATCGAGATCCAGCGTCAACCCGGTGCCAATGTCATCGAGGTCGTTCGCCAGATACGCGAGGAAATTCCGAAGGTGCAGCGCTCGATGCCGGCCGGCGTCAAGCTGACCATCGTCAGCGATCGCACCGTGACCATCCGCGCCTCGGTCCATGACGTGCAATTCACGCTGGTGCTGTCCGTCATCCTCGTGACCTTGGTGGTGCTGCTGTTCCTGCGGTCGCTGCGTGCAACGCTGATTGCCGGTGTGGCGCTGCCGCTGTCGCTAATCACCTCCTTCGGCGTGATGTATTTCGCCGGCTTCAGCCTCGACAATCTCAGCCTGATGGCGCTGACCATCGGTACCGGCTTTGTCGTCGACGACGCCATCGTGATGATCGAGAACATCGTCCGTCACATGGAAGAGGGCGAGAGCCCGATGCAGGCAGCTTTGGCAGGCGCCAGCGAAATCGGCTTTACGGTGATCTCGCTGACGGTGTCGCTGATTGCGGTGTTTATTCCACTGTTGTTCATGTCCGGTCTTGTGGGCCGCATGTTCCGTGAATTCGCGATGACGCTGACCATCGCCGTGGTCATGTCTGCCGTGGTCTCGCTGACTCTGACGCCGATGATGTGCTCGCGGCTTTTGAAGCACACCAAGGATGAATGGCAGGTGCCCGGCTTGGGCGCCGTCAGCCGCTTCATCGACCGTATGGTGGCATTCTATCACCGCACGCTGTTGTGGGTGTTGCAGCATCAGCCGGCGACGCTGGTCGTCACGTTCCTGACCATCGTCGCGACGCTCGGCCTCTATGTCATCGCCCCCAAGGGCTTCCTGCCGCTGCAGGACACGGCCTCGATTACTGCGGTGACAGAAGCCGGCGCCGACGTGTCTTTCACGGAAATGCAGAGCCGGCAGAGCGCGGCGGCGGCGGCGATCCAGGCCGATCCGGATGTGACAGGAATCATCTCGGTGATCGGCGGCGGCTCGGTCAATCCGACCACCAATGTCGGTCGGCTGGTGATGACCCTGAAGCCGCGCGGCGAGCGCAAGGATGACATGAATGCTGTGATCGCGCGACTCAAGGATCGCGTTGCGGCGATCCCGGGCATGACCGTATATTTCCAGCCCGTGCAGGATATCCAGATCAGCACGCAAGCGAGCCGCTCGCAGTATCAATATACGCTGACAGGGACCGACGCTGCGCAGGTGACCGAATGGTCGCAGAAGCTGGTCACCGAATTGCGCCGCGATCCGATGTTCCGCGATGTGTCCTCGGAAGCGCAGACCGGCGGATTGCGGGCCTCGCTCGATATCAACCGACAGCGCGCCGGACAATTGGGCGTCAACCTGCAGGGCGTCACCGACACGCTGAATGATGCCTTCGCGCAGCGCCAGATTTCGACTATCTACGGTCAGGCCAATCAATACCGCGTCGTGCTGGAAGCATTGCCGTCGCAGCAGCGCGATCCCGATGTGCTGTCGAAACTGTATCTGCCCGGTGTGGCAGGCGCGCAGGTGCCGCTGTCTGCCGTAGCTACATTGACGCGTACCACGGCGCCACTGGCGATCTCGCATCAGGCGCAATTCCCCGCGATCTCGCTCAGCTTCAATCTCGCACCGAACGAGGCGCTTGGTGACGCGGTTGAGGAAGTCAAAAAGATCGAGACCCGGATCGGCATGCCGACCAGCATTGTCGGGATGTTCTCCGGCGATGCGGCCGAGTTTTCCAAGTCGCTGTCCGGACAGCCGTGGCTGATCCTCGCGGCGCTGGTGACGATCTATATCGTGCTCGGTGTGCTCTATGAGAGCTACATTCATCCGATCACGATTCTCTCGACGCTGCCTTCGGCCGGCGTCGGCGCCATACTCGCGCTGATGCTGACCGGACAGGATCTGTCCGTGATCGGCCTGATCGGCATCATCCTCTTGATGGGCATCGTCAAGAAGAACGCGATCATGATGATCGACTTCGCGCTGGATGCCGAGCGCAATCGCGGCATGGCACCGGAAGCGGCGATCGTCGAAGCCTGTCTGCTGCGGTTCCGGCCCATCATGATGACGACGCTGGCGGCATTGTTTGGTGCGTTGCCGCTGGCGATCGAAAGCGGCACCGGCGCAGAGCTGCGCTTCCCGCTCGGTGTGTCGATCATCGGCGGTCTGCTACTCAGCCAGATCCTGACGCTCTACACCACGCCGGTGATCTATCTGGCGCTGGATCGCATCAATCGCCGGTTCGAGAAGAGTGCACCGCCCGTCACGGGTGCAGCCGGAACGGCGGGAGCAGGGGGGCCGCCCTAG
- a CDS encoding helix-turn-helix domain-containing protein has translation MLSGQSITDVIISRLMESGKLIRSERVGKGWSQAELGKRVGVSQVAIKKIEAGRTIKSKHLPKIAELLSIPLSKLDPSLSQHGLGTANHSDNDTLRKTRIAPPPSETFGHNARIGAAVSGFARVPIRGQTMGGKDGALIFNADEYFGEVEAPSKLAGVPDAYAAYVVGDSMLERYQHGEVVYVHPYAPVKKNDYVVIQIQVGDHGAVHGWVKRFVSRDDTTLKVLQLNPRKTLSFPNDRVVHVHKIVGAGEP, from the coding sequence ATGTTATCAGGACAGTCTATAACCGATGTTATAATCTCCCGACTCATGGAATCGGGAAAACTCATTAGATCTGAACGTGTTGGCAAAGGGTGGTCGCAGGCCGAGCTGGGCAAGCGCGTGGGCGTATCTCAGGTGGCTATCAAGAAAATTGAAGCCGGCCGGACGATAAAATCGAAGCATCTCCCAAAGATTGCCGAATTGCTCTCTATACCTTTGTCTAAGCTAGACCCTTCGCTGTCGCAGCATGGTTTAGGAACCGCTAACCACTCCGACAACGATACCCTGCGGAAAACTAGAATAGCTCCACCCCCCAGTGAAACTTTCGGTCACAATGCCCGTATCGGAGCAGCCGTCTCCGGCTTTGCGAGAGTTCCGATAAGGGGCCAAACAATGGGCGGTAAGGACGGGGCACTAATATTCAACGCGGACGAATATTTCGGGGAAGTAGAAGCCCCATCTAAGCTGGCCGGTGTCCCTGATGCCTATGCGGCATATGTCGTCGGCGATTCTATGCTGGAGCGATATCAGCATGGGGAAGTCGTCTATGTTCACCCCTATGCGCCTGTTAAAAAGAACGATTACGTGGTCATCCAGATCCAGGTGGGAGACCATGGCGCTGTACATGGATGGGTGAAGCGGTTCGTGTCCAGAGATGACACCACACTGAAGGTGCTCCAACTCAATCCTCGTAAGACGTTGAGTTTCCCGAACGACCGGGTAGTTCACGTTCACAAGATTGTGGGAGCTGGCGAGCCATGA
- a CDS encoding DNA cytosine methyltransferase, with amino-acid sequence MKALDLFSCIGCHAIGFERAGIATDVFCEINPFRRIELRRRFPGSEVNADIRDFYYEGVRPADIIIGGPPCQRTSVASAIHGYRTGESLWPDMLAVGVASGAEWFVVEQPPGNAAWEAEVCDDLSKTGRHVARFEFSACDVGAPYIRRRVFVVAGTSLPRLEIARQSPPTSD; translated from the coding sequence ATGAAGGCGCTCGACCTCTTCTCATGTATCGGTTGCCACGCGATCGGCTTTGAACGCGCCGGCATCGCGACCGATGTCTTTTGCGAAATCAACCCTTTCCGGAGAATTGAACTCCGGCGCCGGTTTCCAGGAAGCGAAGTGAATGCTGACATCCGAGACTTCTATTACGAAGGCGTGCGCCCAGCCGATATCATCATCGGAGGGCCGCCCTGCCAGCGGACGAGTGTTGCATCCGCAATTCACGGCTATCGCACTGGCGAAAGCCTCTGGCCTGACATGCTCGCGGTCGGGGTCGCTTCCGGCGCAGAATGGTTTGTCGTGGAGCAGCCCCCGGGAAATGCGGCGTGGGAAGCCGAAGTCTGTGACGACCTTTCCAAAACTGGCCGCCACGTCGCCCGATTTGAGTTCAGCGCTTGCGACGTTGGTGCGCCTTATATTCGCCGGCGAGTGTTCGTGGTTGCCGGCACCAGCTTGCCGAGACTGGAGATCGCCAGGCAGTCGCCTCCCACGAGCGATTGA
- a CDS encoding tyrosine-type recombinase/integrase, translating to MIIGAQVVDQKYLYEDFDRHGNRRLYFRRRGYPKVRLHEPQGSPEFYEEFAAAVAGRPYGEAKLSRPAPPRIVKESLRWLIEEYYRKCDEFQAYDEETKKARRNVLTNLCAEPEVEGSEAQVGDLPCAMPEAAIKTLRDRKAVTARDAANARVKALRQVYKWAAAQKPPLIERNTANDVSLLKPKNSDGHYTWTIEEIEKFKVRHPIGTKPHMALMLFLLLGQRISDVSKLGKQHIRKAEHVSAELRAVHRGRWLAFRQHKNRNKNPVDLIIPILPELEVALAEGPAGVLTFLESGHKKPYSTKGLGNWWADQCILADVPGRAHGLRKAGATFAAENGATPHQLMAIFGWRKIEQAEVYTKKVRQQRIAGAAMSMITYGQTVNECDPPADNVSNSGSISA from the coding sequence ATGATCATCGGGGCACAAGTGGTTGATCAGAAATACCTTTATGAGGATTTCGACCGGCATGGGAATCGCCGACTGTATTTCCGGCGCCGTGGCTATCCCAAGGTCCGATTGCATGAACCGCAGGGTTCGCCCGAGTTCTATGAAGAATTTGCAGCTGCCGTGGCCGGCCGCCCCTATGGCGAGGCCAAGCTTTCACGCCCAGCGCCGCCGCGGATCGTCAAGGAATCGCTGCGCTGGCTGATCGAGGAATATTACCGCAAGTGCGATGAGTTTCAGGCCTACGACGAAGAGACCAAAAAGGCGCGCCGGAACGTCCTAACCAACCTGTGCGCTGAGCCCGAGGTCGAAGGCAGCGAGGCCCAGGTGGGCGATCTGCCATGCGCCATGCCTGAAGCAGCAATCAAGACACTGCGGGATCGGAAGGCTGTGACAGCCCGGGATGCAGCCAATGCGCGGGTGAAGGCGCTCCGACAGGTCTATAAGTGGGCTGCTGCACAGAAGCCGCCGCTAATCGAGCGTAATACGGCAAACGATGTTTCGCTGCTGAAGCCGAAGAACAGCGACGGCCATTACACTTGGACGATCGAGGAAATCGAGAAGTTCAAGGTCCGTCACCCGATCGGCACCAAGCCGCACATGGCCTTGATGCTTTTCCTTCTACTGGGTCAGCGGATCTCGGACGTCTCGAAGCTCGGCAAGCAGCACATCAGGAAGGCCGAACATGTCTCGGCAGAGCTGCGCGCTGTTCACCGGGGGCGCTGGCTGGCGTTCCGGCAGCACAAGAACCGGAACAAGAACCCGGTCGATCTGATCATCCCGATTTTGCCCGAGCTGGAGGTGGCATTAGCCGAAGGGCCGGCCGGCGTCCTGACGTTCCTGGAGAGTGGCCACAAGAAGCCCTACTCGACGAAGGGGCTGGGCAACTGGTGGGCTGATCAGTGCATCCTTGCCGACGTCCCGGGACGGGCTCACGGGCTCCGCAAAGCCGGCGCAACCTTCGCCGCGGAGAACGGGGCGACGCCCCACCAGCTCATGGCCATCTTCGGTTGGCGGAAGATTGAACAGGCCGAGGTCTACACCAAGAAAGTGCGTCAGCAGCGCATCGCGGGCGCCGCAATGTCGATGATCACTTACGGCCAGACCGTGAACGAATGTGACCCACCTGCCGACAACGTGTCAAATAGTGGGTCAATTAGCGCCTGA